A region from the Manihot esculenta cultivar AM560-2 chromosome 13, M.esculenta_v8, whole genome shotgun sequence genome encodes:
- the LOC110630225 gene encoding probable sodium/metabolite cotransporter BASS3, chloroplastic isoform X2: MGDCLHSRARLRRLLGELGCREEKETFLFCILELILMVRYQRPMLLRSFQQCFLLWLLPLLLLLLLSHLLSLEKDARRVLLKCGSNGVSKEVYAPALGGIMLSIGIKLSIDDFALAFKRPLPLSVGFLAQYALKPALGVLIAKAFGMSRMFYAGFVLTSCVAGAQLSSYASFLSKGDVAVSILLTSSTTIASALVTPLLTGLLIGSVVPVDAIAMSKSILQVVLVPVTLGLVLNTYAKPVVNVIQPVMPFVAIICTSICIGSPLAINRSQILSSEGLRLVLPVLAFHTVAFTFGYWVSRIPALRLDEEVSRTISLCTGMQSSTMAGLLASQFLGTTHAVPPACSVVAMAIMGLSLASFWGNGSRIRDLPSRLFPRFGTTVKA, from the exons ATGGGGGATTGTTTACATTCGCGTGCTCGACTTCGCCGTTTATTGGGAGAGTTGGGTTGCAGAGAAGAGAAGGAAACATTTCTCTTTTGTATTTTGGAATTAATCCTAATGGTGAGGTATCAAAGACCGATGCTTCTCAGGTCCTTTCAGCAATGCTTCCTTTTGTGGTTGCTGCCACTGCTATTGCTGCTCTTGCTCAGCCATCTACTTTCACTTG AAAAGGACGCAAGGAGGGTGCTTTTAAAATGCGGTTCCAATGG GGTATCTAAGGAGGTATACGCCCCAGCCCTTGGTGGGATCATGTTGTCAATTGGAATTAAACTTTCTATTGATGATTTTGCTCTTGCATTTAAGAG ACCTTTACCGCTATCTGTTGGGTTTCTTGCACAGTATGCACTGAAACCAGCCCTTGGGGTATTAATTGCAAAGGCGTTTGGGATGTCTCGGATGTTCTATGCAGGTTTTGTCCTCACATCTTGTGTTGCAGGGGCGCAACTTTCAAGCTATGCCAGTTTCTTGAGCAAAGGGGATGTAGCTGTGAGCATTCTCCTTACTAGCTCTACAACCATCGCATCAGCGCTTGTCACGCCTCTTTTAACTGGCCTCCTCATCGGTTCTGTTGTTCCAGTTGATGCTATTGCCATGTCAAAGTCAATATTGCAG gttGTTCTTGTTCCAGTCACTCTTGGCCTCGTGCTAAATACATATGCAAAGCCAGTGGTAAATGTTATTCAGCCTGTGATGCCATTTGTTGCTATAATATGTACCTCAATTTGTATTGGCAGCCCTCTAGCTATAAATAGAAGTCAGATTCTGTCTTCAGAGGGTCTTAGATTGGTTCTTCCAGTTTTGGCATTTCATACAGTGGCATTCACATTTGGATATTGGGTTTCCAGAATTCCAGCTTTGAG GCTAGATGAAGAAGTTAGCAGGACAATTTCATTGTGCACAGGAATGCAAAGCTCCACAATGGCAGGGCTTCTCGCATCTCAGTTCCTTGGGACCACTCACGCTGTCCCACCGGCATGCTCAGTAGTTGCCATGGCGATTATGGGTCTCTCTCTTGCATCTTTCTGGGGCAATGGGTCCAGGATAAGGGACCTACCTTCTCGCCTCTTCCCACGTTTTGGTACTACTGTCAAGGCTTAG
- the LOC110630225 gene encoding probable sodium/metabolite cotransporter BASS3, chloroplastic isoform X3 — protein sequence MGDCLHSRARLRRLLGELGCREEKETFLFCILELILMVRYQRPMLLRSFQQCFLLWLLPLLLLLLLSHLLSLGYLRRYTPQPLVGSCCQLELNFLLMILLLHLRVSLFSILCRPLPLSVGFLAQYALKPALGVLIAKAFGMSRMFYAGFVLTSCVAGAQLSSYASFLSKGDVAVSILLTSSTTIASALVTPLLTGLLIGSVVPVDAIAMSKSILQVVLVPVTLGLVLNTYAKPVVNVIQPVMPFVAIICTSICIGSPLAINRSQILSSEGLRLVLPVLAFHTVAFTFGYWVSRIPALRLDEEVSRTISLCTGMQSSTMAGLLASQFLGTTHAVPPACSVVAMAIMGLSLASFWGNGSRIRDLPSRLFPRFGTTVKA from the exons ATGGGGGATTGTTTACATTCGCGTGCTCGACTTCGCCGTTTATTGGGAGAGTTGGGTTGCAGAGAAGAGAAGGAAACATTTCTCTTTTGTATTTTGGAATTAATCCTAATGGTGAGGTATCAAAGACCGATGCTTCTCAGGTCCTTTCAGCAATGCTTCCTTTTGTGGTTGCTGCCACTGCTATTGCTGCTCTTGCTCAGCCATCTACTTTCACTTG GGTATCTAAGGAGGTATACGCCCCAGCCCTTGGTGGGATCATGTTGTCAATTGGAATTAAACTTTCTATTGATGATTTTGCTCTTGCATTTAAGAG TTTCTTTATTTTCCATCCTTTGCAGACCTTTACCGCTATCTGTTGGGTTTCTTGCACAGTATGCACTGAAACCAGCCCTTGGGGTATTAATTGCAAAGGCGTTTGGGATGTCTCGGATGTTCTATGCAGGTTTTGTCCTCACATCTTGTGTTGCAGGGGCGCAACTTTCAAGCTATGCCAGTTTCTTGAGCAAAGGGGATGTAGCTGTGAGCATTCTCCTTACTAGCTCTACAACCATCGCATCAGCGCTTGTCACGCCTCTTTTAACTGGCCTCCTCATCGGTTCTGTTGTTCCAGTTGATGCTATTGCCATGTCAAAGTCAATATTGCAG gttGTTCTTGTTCCAGTCACTCTTGGCCTCGTGCTAAATACATATGCAAAGCCAGTGGTAAATGTTATTCAGCCTGTGATGCCATTTGTTGCTATAATATGTACCTCAATTTGTATTGGCAGCCCTCTAGCTATAAATAGAAGTCAGATTCTGTCTTCAGAGGGTCTTAGATTGGTTCTTCCAGTTTTGGCATTTCATACAGTGGCATTCACATTTGGATATTGGGTTTCCAGAATTCCAGCTTTGAG GCTAGATGAAGAAGTTAGCAGGACAATTTCATTGTGCACAGGAATGCAAAGCTCCACAATGGCAGGGCTTCTCGCATCTCAGTTCCTTGGGACCACTCACGCTGTCCCACCGGCATGCTCAGTAGTTGCCATGGCGATTATGGGTCTCTCTCTTGCATCTTTCTGGGGCAATGGGTCCAGGATAAGGGACCTACCTTCTCGCCTCTTCCCACGTTTTGGTACTACTGTCAAGGCTTAG
- the LOC110630225 gene encoding probable sodium/metabolite cotransporter BASS3, chloroplastic isoform X1: protein MASITSITPTLPMTTISKLSIYAKPPNFVCLPCTFTNCSVSKPTKPRACNNGGLFTFACSTSPFIGRVGLQRREGNISLLYFGINPNGEVSKTDASQVLSAMLPFVVAATAIAALAQPSTFTWVSKEVYAPALGGIMLSIGIKLSIDDFALAFKRPLPLSVGFLAQYALKPALGVLIAKAFGMSRMFYAGFVLTSCVAGAQLSSYASFLSKGDVAVSILLTSSTTIASALVTPLLTGLLIGSVVPVDAIAMSKSILQVVLVPVTLGLVLNTYAKPVVNVIQPVMPFVAIICTSICIGSPLAINRSQILSSEGLRLVLPVLAFHTVAFTFGYWVSRIPALRLDEEVSRTISLCTGMQSSTMAGLLASQFLGTTHAVPPACSVVAMAIMGLSLASFWGNGSRIRDLPSRLFPRFGTTVKA from the exons ATGGCCTCAATCACCTCTATAACTCCCACACTTCCCATGACCACAATATCAAAACTCTCAATCTACGCAAAACCACCAAACTTTGTTTGCTTACCTTGTACGTTCACTAATTGTTCAGTTTCGAAGCCCACAAAGCCAAGGGCCTGTAACAATGGGGGATTGTTTACATTCGCGTGCTCGACTTCGCCGTTTATTGGGAGAGTTGGGTTGCAGAGAAGAGAAGGAAACATTTCTCTTTTGTATTTTGGAATTAATCCTAATGGTGAGGTATCAAAGACCGATGCTTCTCAGGTCCTTTCAGCAATGCTTCCTTTTGTGGTTGCTGCCACTGCTATTGCTGCTCTTGCTCAGCCATCTACTTTCACTTG GGTATCTAAGGAGGTATACGCCCCAGCCCTTGGTGGGATCATGTTGTCAATTGGAATTAAACTTTCTATTGATGATTTTGCTCTTGCATTTAAGAG ACCTTTACCGCTATCTGTTGGGTTTCTTGCACAGTATGCACTGAAACCAGCCCTTGGGGTATTAATTGCAAAGGCGTTTGGGATGTCTCGGATGTTCTATGCAGGTTTTGTCCTCACATCTTGTGTTGCAGGGGCGCAACTTTCAAGCTATGCCAGTTTCTTGAGCAAAGGGGATGTAGCTGTGAGCATTCTCCTTACTAGCTCTACAACCATCGCATCAGCGCTTGTCACGCCTCTTTTAACTGGCCTCCTCATCGGTTCTGTTGTTCCAGTTGATGCTATTGCCATGTCAAAGTCAATATTGCAG gttGTTCTTGTTCCAGTCACTCTTGGCCTCGTGCTAAATACATATGCAAAGCCAGTGGTAAATGTTATTCAGCCTGTGATGCCATTTGTTGCTATAATATGTACCTCAATTTGTATTGGCAGCCCTCTAGCTATAAATAGAAGTCAGATTCTGTCTTCAGAGGGTCTTAGATTGGTTCTTCCAGTTTTGGCATTTCATACAGTGGCATTCACATTTGGATATTGGGTTTCCAGAATTCCAGCTTTGAG GCTAGATGAAGAAGTTAGCAGGACAATTTCATTGTGCACAGGAATGCAAAGCTCCACAATGGCAGGGCTTCTCGCATCTCAGTTCCTTGGGACCACTCACGCTGTCCCACCGGCATGCTCAGTAGTTGCCATGGCGATTATGGGTCTCTCTCTTGCATCTTTCTGGGGCAATGGGTCCAGGATAAGGGACCTACCTTCTCGCCTCTTCCCACGTTTTGGTACTACTGTCAAGGCTTAG
- the LOC110630225 gene encoding probable sodium/metabolite cotransporter BASS3, chloroplastic isoform X4: MASITSITPTLPMTTISKLSIYAKPPNFVCLPCTFTNCSVSKPTKPRACNNGGLFTFACSTSPFIGRVGLQRREGNISLLYFGINPNGEVSKTDASQVLSAMLPFVVAATAIAALAQPSTFTWVSKEVYAPALGGIMLSIGIKLSIDDFALAFKRPLPLSVGFLAQYALKPALGVLIAKAFGMSRMFYAGFVLTSCVAGAQLSSYASFLSKGDVAVSILLTSSTTIASALVTPLLTGLLIGSVVPVDAIAMSKSILQVVLVPVTLGLVLNTYAKPVVNVIQPVMPFVAIICTSICIGSPLAINRSQILSSEGLRLVLPVLAFHTVAFTFGYWVSRIPALSQHLLRSPLMS, from the exons ATGGCCTCAATCACCTCTATAACTCCCACACTTCCCATGACCACAATATCAAAACTCTCAATCTACGCAAAACCACCAAACTTTGTTTGCTTACCTTGTACGTTCACTAATTGTTCAGTTTCGAAGCCCACAAAGCCAAGGGCCTGTAACAATGGGGGATTGTTTACATTCGCGTGCTCGACTTCGCCGTTTATTGGGAGAGTTGGGTTGCAGAGAAGAGAAGGAAACATTTCTCTTTTGTATTTTGGAATTAATCCTAATGGTGAGGTATCAAAGACCGATGCTTCTCAGGTCCTTTCAGCAATGCTTCCTTTTGTGGTTGCTGCCACTGCTATTGCTGCTCTTGCTCAGCCATCTACTTTCACTTG GGTATCTAAGGAGGTATACGCCCCAGCCCTTGGTGGGATCATGTTGTCAATTGGAATTAAACTTTCTATTGATGATTTTGCTCTTGCATTTAAGAG ACCTTTACCGCTATCTGTTGGGTTTCTTGCACAGTATGCACTGAAACCAGCCCTTGGGGTATTAATTGCAAAGGCGTTTGGGATGTCTCGGATGTTCTATGCAGGTTTTGTCCTCACATCTTGTGTTGCAGGGGCGCAACTTTCAAGCTATGCCAGTTTCTTGAGCAAAGGGGATGTAGCTGTGAGCATTCTCCTTACTAGCTCTACAACCATCGCATCAGCGCTTGTCACGCCTCTTTTAACTGGCCTCCTCATCGGTTCTGTTGTTCCAGTTGATGCTATTGCCATGTCAAAGTCAATATTGCAG gttGTTCTTGTTCCAGTCACTCTTGGCCTCGTGCTAAATACATATGCAAAGCCAGTGGTAAATGTTATTCAGCCTGTGATGCCATTTGTTGCTATAATATGTACCTCAATTTGTATTGGCAGCCCTCTAGCTATAAATAGAAGTCAGATTCTGTCTTCAGAGGGTCTTAGATTGGTTCTTCCAGTTTTGGCATTTCATACAGTGGCATTCACATTTGGATATTGGGTTTCCAGAATTCCAGCTTTGAG TCAGCATCTACTTAGGAGCCCATTGATGTCATGA